The following coding sequences lie in one Metopolophium dirhodum isolate CAU chromosome 5, ASM1992520v1, whole genome shotgun sequence genomic window:
- the LOC132945266 gene encoding uncharacterized protein LOC132945266 — MSYNKSKLRKENKKGFNSSQRKDFEAINAERCSLPLNSQLVWIPRNLNISKHNKNTDSSSRTSTKYDETTDNLNHNSLETNKTYTIVNITFNGSSKEIVPINALREARQDIVLDRPQKTITTKENDYYLKKSKYNTDDCSLTIRNEQDVMSVTDQCAKLLDELSIEDVIQKETDYEFDIFFINDQHQLDVKKIKI; from the exons atgtcttaCAATAAATCGAAATTACGAAAAGAGAATAAAAAAGGATTCAATTCGTCTCAAAG GAAAGACTTTGAGGCGATAAATGCAGAGCGGTGTTCTTTACCATTAAATAGTCAGCTTGTATGGATAccaagaaatttaaatatttctaagcATAACAAAA ataCAGATAGTTCGTCTAGAACATCAACTAAGTATGATGAGACCACGGATAATTTGAATCACAATTCATTGGAAACAAACAAAACTTATACCATCGTTAACATAACATTCAATGGATCATCAAAAGAA ATAGTACCAATTAATGCATTGAGAGAGGCAAGACAAGATATTGTTCTTGATAGACCACAGAAGACAATTACAACGAaggaaaatgattattatttg AAAAAATCGAAATACAATACTGATGATTGTTCTTTGACAATAAGAAATGAACAAGATGTTATGTCTGTAACTGATCAATGCGCGAAATTATTAGACGAATTGAGCATAGAAGATGTGATTCAAAAGGAAACAGACTAtgagtttgatatattttttataaatgatcaACATCAGTTagatgtgaaaaaaataaagatttga